The Ignavibacteriota bacterium genome has a window encoding:
- a CDS encoding dihydroorotate dehydrogenase-like protein, producing the protein MDLSTSYLGLKLKNPLVPSASPLSRTIDGVKRMEDAGAAAIVMYSLFEEQIHHEAAELDHYLSYGTQSFAEALSYFPETGEYNLGPDEYIEHIRKAKEAVDIPIIGSLNGISTGGWIQYAKKIQEAGADALELNVYYIPTDPKLSGAAVEQRYLEVLKAVKSTVTIPVAMKLSPFFSSMAHMAAQLDAAGADGLVMFNRFYQPDLDIEQLEVVPNVTLSTSQAIRLPLRWVAVLYGRVKASLAATSGVHSAQDVVKLLMAGADVTQLCSSLLLHGPGRIAEILQELDRWLLEHEYTSVKQMRGSMSQKSVADPSAFERANYMKALNRFK; encoded by the coding sequence ATGGATCTTTCAACCTCATATCTCGGCCTGAAGCTGAAGAATCCGCTCGTGCCGTCCGCCAGTCCGCTCTCCCGTACTATCGACGGGGTGAAGCGGATGGAGGATGCCGGCGCGGCAGCGATCGTGATGTACTCTCTGTTCGAAGAACAGATCCACCACGAAGCAGCGGAACTCGACCACTATCTTTCGTACGGCACCCAGAGCTTTGCGGAAGCGCTCTCGTATTTTCCCGAGACCGGAGAATACAACCTCGGTCCCGATGAGTACATCGAGCACATCCGGAAGGCGAAGGAAGCCGTCGACATCCCCATCATCGGCAGCCTGAACGGCATTTCCACCGGCGGCTGGATCCAGTATGCAAAGAAGATCCAGGAAGCCGGCGCGGATGCCCTCGAGCTGAACGTGTATTACATCCCGACGGACCCGAAGCTGAGCGGCGCGGCCGTGGAACAGCGCTACCTCGAAGTCCTGAAAGCGGTCAAGAGCACCGTCACGATCCCCGTGGCGATGAAGCTCAGCCCGTTCTTCAGCTCGATGGCGCACATGGCGGCACAGCTTGATGCGGCGGGTGCGGATGGACTGGTGATGTTCAACCGGTTCTACCAGCCCGATCTCGACATCGAACAGCTCGAAGTGGTCCCGAACGTCACGCTCAGCACGTCGCAGGCGATCCGTCTGCCCCTGCGCTGGGTCGCGGTGCTGTATGGCCGTGTGAAGGCAAGCCTCGCGGCGACCAGCGGCGTGCACAGCGCCCAGGACGTCGTGAAGCTGCTGATGGCGGGTGCGGATGTGACGCAGCTCTGCTCGTCGCTCCTTCTGCACGGGCCCGGCCGCATCGCCGAGATCCTCCAGGAACTCGACCGCTGGCTGCTGGAGCACGAATACACGTCGGTGAAGCAGATGCGGGGGAGCATGAGCCAGAAGTCGGTGGCCGATCCGTCCGCGTTCGAGCGCGCCAACTACATGAAGGCGCTCAACCGCTTCAAGTGA
- the pepF gene encoding oligoendopeptidase F — translation MSEAPLATERDRSKIPAAYTWDLSPVYPSIDAWRSAKDAFVARFPEIDAFRGTLGSSAARLRACLDLTSDIGKDFSRLYTFVSAQADIDTRDSGFLSLQQEIGQIGTDLGSRTAFIEPEILSLERALIERFFSEEPGLAIHRMAIDDVLRRKEHTGTEAEERIIAEAGLMAETPGAIYTVFSNADFPFADVTLGDGTTVKLDRAAFPLYRTLPSREDRKKVFEGYFGKMHDYRRTIGTQLYSEVKKNLFYQRARKYPSCLHSALHGNNIPVDVYHALIANVRSAFPVFHKYLDLRRRLVGVEHLHYYDLYAHVVPDVTLQYSFEEAQDAILASVAPLGGEYQKVAARAFTERWMDVFPSEGKIGGGYSNGAVYDVHPYILLNYNGRYDDVSTVTHELGHTMHSYLSNAAQPYATSRYSIFVAEVASTFNEALLLDHVLKNVTDRNVRLSLLMDYLDGIRATMFRQTKFAEFELRIHEQAEKGESLTGDSLNALYGELTRAYYGHDAGVCIVDPCVDAEWAGIPHFFYNFYVFQYATSLTASAALSEQVLSGDRAATRRYLELLSAGGSDYPIELLRKAGVDMTTSDPFSALIRKMERAMLEVEKLV, via the coding sequence GTGTCTGAAGCACCCCTTGCCACCGAACGGGACCGGTCGAAGATCCCGGCGGCCTATACGTGGGACCTGAGTCCTGTCTATCCCTCCATCGATGCCTGGCGAAGCGCGAAGGATGCCTTCGTTGCCCGCTTCCCGGAGATCGATGCGTTCCGCGGAACCCTCGGGTCATCTGCCGCGCGGCTGCGCGCGTGCCTCGACCTGACCAGCGACATCGGGAAAGATTTCTCGCGTCTCTATACGTTCGTCTCCGCTCAGGCCGACATCGATACAAGAGATTCGGGATTCCTGTCCCTGCAACAGGAGATCGGACAGATCGGGACCGACCTCGGCTCCCGGACGGCATTCATCGAACCCGAGATCCTCTCGCTGGAGAGGGCACTGATCGAACGATTCTTTTCCGAAGAGCCCGGCCTGGCCATCCACCGGATGGCGATCGACGACGTCCTCCGCCGGAAGGAACACACCGGCACCGAGGCCGAAGAACGGATCATTGCTGAAGCCGGACTCATGGCCGAGACGCCGGGTGCCATCTACACCGTCTTCTCGAACGCCGACTTCCCCTTCGCCGATGTCACCCTGGGCGATGGAACAACGGTGAAGTTGGACCGGGCTGCATTCCCGCTGTACCGCACCCTGCCCAGCCGTGAGGACCGCAAGAAGGTGTTTGAAGGATACTTCGGGAAGATGCACGACTACCGCCGCACGATCGGCACGCAGCTGTACAGCGAGGTGAAGAAGAACCTCTTCTATCAGCGGGCACGAAAGTACCCATCGTGCCTCCATAGCGCGCTGCACGGCAACAATATCCCGGTCGACGTCTATCACGCCCTGATCGCCAATGTACGCAGCGCCTTCCCGGTCTTCCATAAGTACCTGGACCTGCGCCGGCGCCTCGTGGGGGTGGAGCACTTGCATTACTACGACCTGTACGCCCATGTCGTCCCTGATGTCACACTGCAGTACTCCTTTGAGGAAGCACAGGACGCCATTCTCGCATCCGTTGCCCCACTCGGTGGCGAGTACCAGAAGGTAGCGGCACGCGCATTCACCGAACGCTGGATGGATGTGTTCCCGAGCGAAGGGAAGATCGGCGGCGGATACTCCAATGGCGCCGTGTACGATGTGCATCCGTACATCCTGCTCAATTACAACGGACGCTATGATGATGTGAGTACCGTGACGCACGAACTCGGGCACACGATGCACAGCTACCTGTCCAACGCGGCCCAGCCGTATGCAACGTCGCGCTATTCGATCTTTGTCGCCGAGGTCGCCTCGACGTTCAATGAAGCGCTCCTGCTGGACCACGTGCTGAAGAATGTCACCGACAGGAACGTGCGGCTGTCGCTGCTCATGGACTATCTGGACGGGATCCGCGCCACGATGTTCCGGCAGACCAAGTTCGCGGAGTTCGAATTGCGCATCCACGAACAGGCAGAGAAGGGCGAGTCGCTCACAGGCGATTCATTGAATGCGCTCTACGGGGAGCTGACGCGGGCATACTACGGGCATGACGCGGGGGTGTGCATCGTGGACCCCTGTGTCGATGCGGAATGGGCAGGGATCCCACACTTCTTTTACAACTTCTATGTGTTCCAGTACGCCACATCGCTCACGGCATCAGCGGCACTGTCCGAGCAGGTCCTCTCGGGCGACAGGGCCGCGACGCGGCGGTACCTGGAACTGCTCTCCGCGGGCGGTTCGGACTACCCCATCGAGCTCCTGCGAAAGGCCGGTGTGGACATGACCACCAGCGACCCGTTCTCGGCCTTGATACGGAAGATGGAGCGGGCGATGCTGGAAGTAGAGAAGCTCGTGTAA
- a CDS encoding CoA-binding protein — protein sequence MSSKADVDAFFDSPAYAVVGVSADRKKFGNTVFRTMKEKGLTVYPVHPSHETVEGEKCYKDVQSLPAGVASVVTVVPPAITKLVVEDALARGMKHIWMQPGSNSTVAADAARKAGASVVDGECILMFLEPVGSVHKVHRFVNKVFGKMPK from the coding sequence ATGTCCAGCAAAGCAGATGTTGATGCATTTTTCGACTCGCCGGCGTATGCGGTCGTCGGAGTTTCTGCCGACCGAAAGAAGTTCGGCAATACGGTCTTCCGCACGATGAAGGAAAAGGGGCTGACGGTCTATCCCGTGCATCCATCGCACGAGACGGTAGAAGGGGAGAAGTGTTACAAGGATGTGCAGTCGTTGCCCGCCGGTGTGGCGTCGGTCGTGACCGTGGTCCCGCCCGCCATAACGAAACTGGTCGTTGAGGATGCGCTGGCGCGCGGGATGAAGCACATCTGGATGCAGCCGGGCTCCAATTCCACCGTTGCGGCAGACGCAGCGCGCAAGGCCGGTGCCTCGGTGGTGGACGGCGAGTGCATCCTGATGTTCCTCGAACCGGTGGGGTCGGTGCACAAAGTGCACCGGTTCGTGAACAAGGTGTTTGGGAAGATGCCGAAGTAA
- a CDS encoding bifunctional homocysteine S-methyltransferase/methylenetetrahydrofolate reductase produces MKPFRERLHNEVIVFDGGVGTYLYEKGVYINTCFDELNLTNADLVAEIHKDYIQAGADVIETNTFGANRVKLAPHGLETRVYDINKKGAEIARKVAGDSTYVAGSIGPLGVQIEPIGKLSFGEVRDIFKEQIKGLLDGGVDLIVLETFSLVSELLQAVKAVRELNPTIPLMAQMTVNDDGVLLSGAPLESFIRETADCAIDIVGLNCSVGPKAMLDALEDLKAMTKLPISVQPNAGVPQNVGGRNIYMTSPEYIAEYAKRFIQTGATIVGGCCGTNPDHIRAIRRAVQALQPAKRMDKPTVEMKIVAPEAVKVVPQKEKSRLSNKIVKKQFVTLVELVSPKGVTPSAQVDRARKLHHFGIDAINIPDGPRASARMSALALAAILQREVGIETVLHFACRDRNVIGMQSDLLGAWALGLRNVLAITGDPPKLGNYPQATAVFDVDAIGLTNIITRLNHGLDLAGNPIGDPTGFSVGVGVNPGAINLDEEVRRLDWKIEAGAEYMITQPVFDLRILDNFIKRIGHVKIPLICGIWPLVSYRNAEFMNNEVPGASVPAEILDRMRKTTTKEEGFLEGVAIARETYQYVRSSVAGVQLSAPMGRIEGIFMMLE; encoded by the coding sequence ATGAAGCCCTTCAGGGAGCGGCTGCACAACGAAGTGATCGTGTTCGATGGTGGTGTTGGCACCTACCTGTACGAAAAGGGGGTGTACATCAACACGTGCTTCGATGAGCTGAACCTCACGAATGCGGACCTTGTTGCGGAGATCCACAAGGACTACATCCAGGCAGGGGCGGATGTGATCGAGACCAATACGTTCGGTGCGAATCGCGTCAAGCTTGCGCCGCACGGGCTGGAGACGAGGGTCTACGACATCAACAAGAAGGGTGCAGAGATCGCGCGGAAGGTTGCGGGTGATTCCACCTACGTTGCGGGATCCATCGGTCCGCTCGGGGTGCAGATCGAGCCTATCGGGAAGCTGTCGTTTGGTGAGGTGCGCGACATTTTCAAGGAGCAGATCAAGGGGTTATTGGACGGAGGGGTGGACCTGATCGTCCTTGAGACGTTCAGCCTGGTGAGCGAATTGCTGCAGGCCGTCAAGGCCGTGCGGGAACTCAACCCCACCATCCCGCTCATGGCCCAGATGACCGTGAACGATGACGGGGTGCTTCTCAGCGGTGCGCCGTTGGAGTCCTTCATCCGGGAGACCGCGGACTGTGCGATCGACATCGTCGGGTTGAACTGTTCGGTCGGTCCCAAGGCGATGCTGGATGCGCTGGAAGACCTGAAGGCGATGACGAAGCTGCCGATCTCGGTGCAGCCGAATGCCGGTGTCCCGCAGAATGTCGGTGGCCGCAACATCTACATGACCTCTCCCGAATACATTGCGGAGTATGCGAAGCGGTTCATCCAGACCGGCGCAACGATCGTGGGCGGCTGCTGTGGCACCAACCCGGACCATATCCGGGCGATCCGCCGGGCGGTGCAGGCACTGCAACCGGCCAAGCGGATGGACAAGCCCACGGTCGAGATGAAGATCGTCGCCCCTGAGGCCGTGAAGGTCGTCCCGCAGAAGGAAAAATCACGCCTCAGCAACAAGATCGTGAAGAAGCAGTTCGTCACCCTGGTGGAACTGGTGTCACCCAAGGGTGTAACGCCATCGGCACAGGTGGACCGGGCCCGCAAGCTGCATCATTTCGGGATCGATGCGATCAATATCCCGGATGGCCCCCGGGCCTCGGCGCGCATGTCGGCCCTTGCGCTTGCCGCCATCCTGCAGCGGGAGGTCGGGATCGAGACGGTGCTGCATTTTGCCTGTCGCGACAGGAATGTGATCGGGATGCAGTCGGATCTGCTCGGTGCCTGGGCGCTGGGGTTGAGGAATGTCCTTGCCATCACCGGGGACCCGCCGAAGCTGGGGAATTATCCGCAGGCCACGGCCGTGTTCGATGTGGACGCGATCGGGTTGACCAACATCATCACGAGGCTGAATCACGGGCTGGATCTGGCGGGGAATCCGATCGGGGACCCGACCGGATTCAGCGTTGGTGTGGGCGTGAACCCCGGCGCGATCAACCTGGATGAAGAGGTGCGTCGACTGGATTGGAAGATCGAGGCGGGTGCGGAGTACATGATCACGCAGCCGGTGTTCGACCTGCGTATCCTGGACAATTTCATCAAGCGTATCGGGCACGTCAAGATCCCGTTGATCTGCGGCATCTGGCCGTTGGTCTCGTACCGGAATGCCGAATTCATGAACAATGAGGTGCCCGGGGCCTCCGTGCCCGCGGAGATCCTGGACCGGATGCGGAAGACAACGACGAAGGAAGAAGGGTTCCTGGAAGGTGTTGCCATCGCGCGGGAAACGTACCAGTATGTCCGTTCGTCGGTCGCCGGTGTGCAGCTTTCCGCACCCATGGGGCGCATTGAAGGTATCTTCATGATGCTTGAGTAG
- a CDS encoding esterase family protein — translation MLVFGHAGTPVLVFPTAKGRYSEYEDRGMIGAIGELLHDGIVQVFCVDGIDTESWYNQALSPRERVLRHVAYERYVIEEILPLIRERNPLEKLTVTGCGFGAYHAVNFSLRHPDLVDMCIALSGIYNIRPLLDGHFDDDCYFNNPVEYLPRLTDPWFLNLYRTKVRFIIAAGESDIHLESSLQLSRLLDAKHVRHWLDIWGDHTQHDWRWWKMMIRKFLDE, via the coding sequence ATGCTCGTGTTCGGGCACGCAGGAACCCCGGTCCTGGTGTTTCCGACGGCGAAGGGAAGATATTCCGAGTACGAGGACCGCGGCATGATCGGGGCCATCGGTGAACTCCTGCATGACGGGATCGTCCAGGTGTTCTGTGTGGATGGCATCGACACCGAGTCGTGGTACAACCAGGCCCTGTCGCCACGCGAACGGGTCCTCCGCCATGTCGCCTATGAGCGGTATGTCATTGAAGAGATCCTCCCGCTCATTCGTGAACGCAACCCCCTCGAGAAACTCACGGTGACGGGATGTGGGTTCGGCGCCTACCATGCCGTGAACTTCTCGTTGCGCCACCCCGACCTTGTGGATATGTGCATCGCCCTGAGCGGCATCTACAACATCCGGCCGCTGCTCGACGGCCATTTCGACGACGACTGCTACTTCAACAATCCCGTTGAATACCTTCCCCGGCTCACGGATCCCTGGTTCCTCAACCTCTACCGCACGAAGGTCAGGTTCATCATCGCCGCGGGGGAATCGGATATCCATCTCGAATCCAGCCTCCAGCTCTCCCGGCTTCTCGACGCCAAGCACGTGCGCCACTGGCTCGATATCTGGGGGGACCATACGCAACATGATTGGCGCTGGTGGAAGATGATGATCAGAAAATTCCTCGACGAATAA
- the nifJ gene encoding pyruvate:ferredoxin (flavodoxin) oxidoreductase: MKRQMVTIDGNEAAAYVAHKLNEVIAIYPITPSSNMGEWADEWSSQGRKNLWGTVPSVTEMQSEGGAAGAVHGALQTGALSTTFTASQGLLLMIPNMFKIAGELTSTVFHVSARALAHNALSIFGDHSDVMSTRSTGWGMLASNSVQEVMDFALIAQAATLEARVPFIHFFDGFRTSHEVQKIEQLNDEDLRALISDDLVHAHRLRGLTPDNPVMRGTAQNPDVYFQGRESCNPYYDACPDIVQKAMDTFAKVVGRSYKLFDYVGSPTAERVVIIMGSGAETAQEAIEYLNAKGANLGLLKVHLFRPFSVKHFLGALPATVKAIAVLDRTKEPGSLGEPLYMDVLSALSEGLMEGTAPVKTMPRVIGGRYGLSSKEFTPAMVKAVFDELGKPKPKNHFTLGIIDDVTHSSLEYDANLSTEPDDVFRGLFYGLGADGTVGANKNSIKIIGEDTDFFAQGYFVYDSKKSGSTTTSHLRFGPRPIRSTYLITTAKFIACHQWFFLEKFDVLKTALPGATFLLNSMYGPDEVWQHLPRHIQEQMISKKIKFYVIDAYKVGTATGMGGRVNTIMQTCFFAISGVLPKDVAIEAIKKAIKKTYGKKGDQIVQQNYQAVDATIANLHEVKVPATASSTIVMPPVVPNTAPEFIKSVTAQIIAGFGDDLPVSKMPVDGTFPTGTTQWEKRNIALEIPVWDPVTCIQCNKCAMVCPHAAIRTKVYDAALLAKAPATYKGVDYKGPEYKGMKYTVQVAPEDCTGCELCVDVCPAKNKSEVKLKAINMAPQPAIRETEHANFNFFLNLPEADRTTVKVDSVKGAQFLEPLFEFSGACSGCGETPYVKLVSQLFGDRTIVANATGCSSIYGGNLPTTPWSKNKDGRGPAWSNSLFEDNAEFGLGMRLTVDKHQVMAQELLQGLAAQVGDDLAKGILDAKQTDEAGIKAQRDRVAVLKQKLAGINTPEAKSLTTLADTLVKRSIWIIGGDGWAYDIGFGGLDHVLASGKNVNILVLDTEVYSNTGGQMSKSTPRSAVAKFAAGGKPLPKKDLGRIAMTYGGVYVAQVAMGQNDLQTIRAFLEADAYEGPAIIIAYSHCIAHGIDMGRGMVNQKAAVESGHWPLYRFNPLTLAEGKNPLKLDSKPPKMRFDEYAYMETRYKMLTKSNPEEAKRLMAIADEDAKARWKWFEEAAREWETGAKTGSN, translated from the coding sequence ATGAAACGACAAATGGTCACGATTGACGGCAATGAAGCGGCAGCCTATGTAGCGCACAAGCTGAACGAGGTCATTGCCATCTATCCCATCACCCCCTCCTCGAATATGGGCGAGTGGGCTGATGAATGGTCCTCCCAGGGCCGGAAGAACCTCTGGGGAACCGTTCCGTCGGTCACAGAAATGCAGAGTGAAGGTGGAGCAGCGGGTGCCGTGCATGGCGCGCTGCAGACGGGCGCACTCTCGACGACCTTCACTGCGTCGCAGGGTCTGCTCCTGATGATCCCGAACATGTTCAAGATCGCCGGCGAACTCACCTCGACCGTGTTCCACGTGTCGGCCCGCGCTCTTGCCCACAATGCGCTGTCGATCTTCGGTGACCACAGCGACGTCATGTCCACCCGTTCGACGGGCTGGGGCATGCTGGCCTCCAATAGTGTGCAGGAAGTGATGGACTTCGCCCTGATCGCACAGGCGGCCACACTTGAAGCACGCGTGCCGTTCATCCACTTCTTCGATGGTTTCCGCACCTCGCACGAAGTGCAGAAGATCGAGCAGCTCAATGACGAGGATCTGCGCGCGCTGATCAGCGACGATCTCGTGCATGCGCACCGGCTCCGTGGCCTGACCCCGGACAATCCGGTGATGCGCGGCACCGCCCAGAACCCGGACGTGTACTTCCAGGGGCGTGAGAGCTGCAATCCGTACTACGACGCCTGCCCGGACATCGTCCAGAAGGCGATGGACACATTCGCGAAGGTCGTTGGCCGCTCGTACAAGCTGTTCGACTACGTCGGATCGCCGACGGCGGAACGCGTCGTCATCATCATGGGCTCCGGTGCTGAAACGGCGCAGGAAGCCATCGAATATCTGAACGCGAAGGGCGCGAACCTCGGCCTCTTGAAGGTCCACCTGTTCCGTCCGTTCTCCGTGAAGCACTTCCTCGGCGCATTGCCGGCAACGGTGAAAGCGATCGCCGTGCTCGACCGCACGAAGGAACCGGGTTCGCTTGGCGAGCCGCTGTACATGGACGTTCTGAGTGCGTTGAGCGAAGGGCTGATGGAAGGCACGGCACCGGTGAAGACCATGCCGCGTGTCATCGGCGGCCGGTACGGACTCTCTTCGAAGGAATTCACGCCGGCCATGGTGAAGGCGGTGTTCGACGAGCTCGGGAAGCCGAAGCCGAAGAACCACTTCACGCTGGGCATCATCGACGACGTCACGCATTCGAGTCTCGAGTACGATGCAAACCTCTCCACCGAGCCCGACGATGTGTTCCGCGGGTTGTTCTACGGCCTGGGCGCCGACGGCACGGTGGGTGCGAACAAGAACTCCATCAAGATCATCGGCGAGGACACCGACTTCTTCGCGCAGGGCTACTTCGTGTACGACTCGAAGAAGTCCGGTTCGACGACCACGTCGCACCTGCGCTTCGGCCCGCGGCCGATCCGTTCCACGTATCTGATCACGACGGCGAAGTTCATCGCCTGCCACCAGTGGTTCTTCCTCGAGAAGTTCGACGTGTTGAAGACCGCGTTGCCGGGCGCCACGTTCCTGCTGAACAGCATGTACGGTCCGGACGAGGTGTGGCAGCATCTGCCGCGCCACATCCAGGAACAGATGATCTCCAAGAAGATCAAGTTCTATGTGATCGATGCGTACAAGGTCGGCACGGCGACCGGTATGGGTGGCCGCGTGAACACGATCATGCAGACCTGCTTCTTCGCCATCTCGGGCGTTCTGCCGAAGGACGTGGCGATCGAGGCGATCAAGAAGGCGATCAAGAAGACCTACGGGAAGAAGGGCGATCAGATCGTCCAGCAGAACTACCAGGCCGTGGATGCGACCATCGCCAATCTGCATGAAGTGAAGGTGCCTGCGACCGCGAGCAGCACGATCGTGATGCCGCCGGTCGTTCCCAACACCGCGCCGGAATTCATCAAGAGCGTCACGGCACAGATCATCGCCGGTTTCGGCGACGACCTGCCGGTGAGCAAGATGCCGGTGGACGGTACATTCCCGACGGGGACCACGCAATGGGAGAAGCGCAACATCGCGCTCGAGATCCCGGTGTGGGATCCGGTCACCTGCATCCAGTGCAACAAGTGCGCGATGGTCTGTCCGCACGCAGCGATCCGTACGAAGGTCTATGATGCGGCCCTGCTTGCGAAGGCACCTGCCACGTACAAGGGCGTGGACTACAAGGGGCCGGAGTACAAGGGCATGAAGTACACCGTGCAGGTTGCACCGGAAGATTGCACCGGGTGCGAGCTGTGCGTGGATGTGTGTCCGGCGAAGAACAAGAGTGAAGTGAAGCTGAAGGCCATCAACATGGCCCCGCAGCCGGCGATCCGCGAGACCGAGCATGCGAACTTCAACTTCTTCCTGAACCTCCCCGAGGCCGACCGTACAACGGTGAAGGTGGACTCGGTGAAGGGTGCGCAGTTCCTGGAACCGCTGTTCGAGTTCTCCGGTGCCTGCTCCGGGTGCGGCGAAACGCCGTACGTGAAGCTCGTGTCGCAGCTCTTCGGCGACCGCACCATCGTGGCGAACGCCACGGGCTGCTCCTCGATCTACGGCGGCAACCTGCCGACGACACCGTGGTCGAAGAACAAGGACGGGCGCGGACCGGCGTGGTCCAACTCGCTGTTCGAAGACAACGCGGAATTCGGCCTGGGCATGCGGTTGACGGTCGACAAGCATCAGGTGATGGCGCAGGAGCTTCTGCAGGGCCTTGCGGCACAGGTCGGCGACGACCTGGCGAAGGGTATCCTGGATGCGAAGCAGACGGACGAAGCCGGCATCAAGGCGCAGCGCGACCGTGTTGCAGTGTTGAAGCAGAAGCTGGCCGGTATCAACACGCCGGAAGCGAAGAGCCTGACGACGCTTGCCGACACGCTGGTGAAGCGCAGCATCTGGATCATCGGTGGTGACGGCTGGGCATACGACATCGGGTTCGGCGGATTGGATCACGTGCTGGCCTCCGGGAAGAACGTCAACATCCTGGTGCTGGACACCGAAGTGTACTCCAACACCGGCGGTCAGATGTCCAAGTCGACCCCGCGCTCCGCGGTGGCGAAGTTCGCTGCCGGCGGCAAGCCGCTCCCCAAGAAGGACCTCGGCCGCATCGCGATGACCTATGGCGGTGTGTACGTTGCCCAGGTGGCGATGGGGCAGAACGATCTCCAGACCATCCGTGCCTTCCTCGAAGCCGACGCCTATGAGGGCCCCGCGATCATCATCGCGTACAGCCATTGCATCGCGCACGGCATCGACATGGGCCGGGGTATGGTGAACCAGAAGGCCGCGGTGGAAAGCGGACACTGGCCGCTGTACAGGTTCAACCCGTTGACGCTGGCGGAAGGGAAGAATCCGTTGAAGCTGGACTCCAAGCCGCCGAAGATGCGGTTCGATGAGTACGCGTACATGGAGACCCGGTACAAGATGCTCACGAAGAGCAATCCGGAAGAGGCGAAGCGTCTCATGGCGATCGCCGATGAGGATGCGAAGGCGCGCTGGAAGTGGTTCGAAGAAGCCGCCAGGGAGTGGGAGACCGGTGCAAAGACCGGATCGAACTAA